TGTGGGTTCGGTTAATTCGGTCGGTTAGTTCGGAATCTGAAATCTCATAAAAGTGAACCGAAAAATTTGGtttcggtttttggttagttcggtttcaAAAATTTTTATCAATAGTTTTGTGGTTAGTTCGGTTGAATTTTTAGTATAAATTGAATAAGAATCAaaaaattttggttattttggttagttcggttatttcgattcggattttggttagtttggtttggaatTTCGGTTAAGATTGGTTCTGTGTGGATTCTTTTTAGATAACCGATTACCGAACTGAAAACCAAAATGTATTTTAGTTGCCGAACTTTCTAACCTATTAACGAATACTGGTGCACAAAGATTTAAGACCCTTTCAGAATTAACAGGCTTTTACCAGAAATGTCATTTAGTTGTGTGTTGTGATATTCTTCCAGGTAGCTGCTAAAGTGATAGGAGAAGTGCAAGCTCTGATCATATTCCCAGCTATACCATACGCAATGCTCGCAATATTCTACATGTTCTGGCTATCTGCAGCTCTCCATCTATTCAGCTCCGGTCAAGTTGTTGAGAACAACTGCAACAACACCAACTGCTGCGCGTACGATCTCGTGTTAAAGAAAGTAAACTGTGAGCATTGCTGTGGTTACAGCATACGTTACACTCCTCACATCACCGTTGCCATATTCTTCCATCTATTTGGTTGCTATTGGGCCACACAGTTCTTCATTGCGTCTTCAGCCACAGTGATTGCTGGCTCAGTTGCTTCTTATTATTGGGCTCAAGGGGAGGAAGAAGCGTCGCCGGAGATACCTTTTCTTCCTGTTTTCGCCTCGATGAAGCGGCTTGCACGTTATAACTTAGGATCAGTGGCTCTTGGTTCGCTTGTTGTCTCTTTTGTGGAGTCTGTTAGGTTCATTTTAGAAGCTATTCGACGTAGGACAAAAGTGAGTGGGACAAGACCTGATCACTGGCTTGGGAGGATGGGTTATTACACTTCACGTGGCTGTCTTAAAAGCGTTGAGTGGACTATCAAATCAGCTAACCGCAATGCTTACATAATGGTAAGTTGGTAACAGAAAGTCTCTTCTAacttttttaaacaaaaacaaagctcAGTTTTTGATGACGTGTTGTTTTGTTACAGATTGCTATAACGGGGAAAAGCTTCTGCAAATCATCAGCAATAGCTACAGAGCTGATTAGAAACAACATTATGAGGATAGGGAAGGTGAATGTGATAGGAGATGTGATATTGTTTCTAGGGAAGCTTTGTGTGAGTCTCTTCAGTGCTCTCTTtgggtttctgatgttggattCACACAAGTACCGGTCTTCTCACAACAAAGTCTCCTCCCCTCTCTTACCcgttttggtaaaaaaaaaaaaaaacattttcttttcctCTCTAAGACTGAATAGGTTTTGGTTTTGTGAAACTCTCTCTTTGTCTCTATGTGCACAGGCGTGCTGGGCTTTGGGGTATGTTGTGGCTACACTTTTCTTCGCGGTGGTGGAGATGTCGATAGACACGATCATACTCTCGTTCTGTCAAGACTCGGAGGAGAATGAAGGGAATGCTCAGCATGCGCCGTCTCTTCTGCTTGAAACTTTAGATAGCAATCATGAGGAAGAGGTCACTGATGATAGATTCCATACTATAtaagttttgtttcttctttataTGGTTTCAAGAAGTGGGATCTTTTTTCTGTCAAAACATTA
The window above is part of the Brassica napus cultivar Da-Ae chromosome C3, Da-Ae, whole genome shotgun sequence genome. Proteins encoded here:
- the LOC106389179 gene encoding choline transporter protein 1-like; protein product: MRGPLGAVIGRYTSSDGSDKDGIIKHNRKCRDITFLVIFIAFWVSMIVNSSFGFNQGNPLRLTYGLDYEGNVCGSSHRHRDLAQLELRYWLNPNQVYESGLKDGETTLANARTICLLDCPEPSDDTLSWVCDYPDGEIRLKMDDWIDRNYDYFEFLTPEMRNSSLQLQGPCYPLIFPSVNVYWSCQYIARASNSSLRHWEQMGGVSIQEDMIIDKSIRRSVNSRASVLKRYVADVGKSWPVLIVCGGLVPLFLSIVWLLLIRHFVAAMPWITVVLFNTLLISVTIFYYLKAGWIGDDAVTPIIGEHDPYIHVYGRERTHVRIVALLMTFISAVAILTSIAIIRRILMATSVLKVAAKVIGEVQALIIFPAIPYAMLAIFYMFWLSAALHLFSSGQVVENNCNNTNCCAYDLVLKKVNCEHCCGYSIRYTPHITVAIFFHLFGCYWATQFFIASSATVIAGSVASYYWAQGEEEASPEIPFLPVFASMKRLARYNLGSVALGSLVVSFVESVRFILEAIRRRTKVSGTRPDHWLGRMGYYTSRGCLKSVEWTIKSANRNAYIMIAITGKSFCKSSAIATELIRNNIMRIGKVNVIGDVILFLGKLCVSLFSALFGFLMLDSHKYRSSHNKVSSPLLPVLACWALGYVVATLFFAVVEMSIDTIILSFCQDSEENEGNAQHAPSLLLETLDSNHEEEVTDDRFHTI